In Campylobacter porcelli, the sequence AATGTAAGCCACGCTAACAACAAAACAAAAAGAAGATTTATGCCAAACCTTCGCACTGTAAGAGTAACACTAGAAGATGGCACAACTAGAAAAATTAAAGTCGCAGCTTCTACTTTAAGAACAATGAAAAAACAATCAAAATAACCATATAAAGAGGGATTTATGTCTTTGATAAAAAAGATTAAAAAATTCCTCAATTGGACTGATGAGTCCAAACCTGAATATGATTTAAATACTGAATTATACCAACAATTAAAAGCCTTTCGTCTTCCAATTATCTTTGTAGTTTTAATGATGCTATTTGGCACACTTGGCTATATGATTACTACTGGATTTACGCTTGTTGATGCAATATATCAAGCTGGAATGACATTTACCACAGTTGGCTTTACCGAAGTTTCACATATAAATACCGCCGGACGCCTTTTTACCATATTATTTATACTCATAGGATTTGGATTATTTACATTCTCTTTGGGTCTTATAATTGAAGTTGTCAAAAAAGGTGTTTTAACTAGGATATTAAAGGAGAGAAGCATGATATATAAGATCGCAAGACTTAAAAATCACTTCGTTATCTGCTACCACAATCTCTATACTATTGAGCTATCAAGGCAATTTAGAGAAAATCATATTCCATTTGTGGTTATAGATAGCAATGAGAATTTAGCTCAAATAGCTGAAACATATAAATATCCATACTACATAATTGATGAGCCACACACACAATCAGCTATTTTAAAATCTCATCTCTCAAGCGCTAAAGGATTAATCACCCTTAGCCCAAATATTGCTGATAATATCGCTTTGATAGCCACTGTTAGATTATATGAAAAAGAGCTTGGTAGAGTAAAGCCATATTTCATTATGACAAACTCAGATAATGATAGCGATACTGATAAACTCATCAAGCTAGGTGCTGACTCTGTCGTAAGCCCATCTAAGCTAGTAGCACAAAGAATATCTGCTATAAGTGTGCGACCAGATATGGAGAATATACTAGAGCAATTTTTGTATAAGAAAAATTCCCCAATAGACATAGAAGAGATCAAGGTTCCAGAGGCTTCTTGGATTAGGTTTAAGCGGATCAAAGAGACGCATTTGAGAAAATTAACAAATGCTGATATTGTAGGTATAACAGATCAAAATGGTAAATTTAGCCCAATGCCAAATGGCGATACGCTAATCGGAACTGGCTCAAAGCTCCTAGTTATCGGCACAGCTGAGAGTATTAGATCTACAAAACGCCTAATCTTTAGCAAATACAAACCAGAGGAGTTAAAATATGTTTAATCTAATAAGCCTTAAAAATGGCCTTGAGAATGTAAACGGATTTTTCTTTGGCGGTGTTAGCACTGGACTAAAGGCAAATGGCGATAATGATTTGGGATTTATAAGGTCAAATGAGCCGTTTATGCTCTCGGCTAAATTTACATCAAATAAATTTCAAGCCGCACCGATTCTTCATTTCAAACGCTATCCAAAGGCTTTTAAATCAAATTTCTTACTACTAAATTCCAAAAATGCCAACGCCATGACAGGACAAAATGGCGTAAATGATATTGATGAGATATTTAAAACTCTAAACTCTAAAACCCATCTAATAAATCCTATTATGAGTTCCACTGGCGTAATTGGCTATAGATTAAATCAAGAGAAGATAAAATTAGGATTTGATAAATTTAATCTAAACCAAAGAGATAGCGATGGCGTTGCTAGGGCAATTATGACAACTGATAGCTTTAAAAAAGAGATCGCTTTTAGGGTTGAGCTAGATAATAATAAAAGCTTTAATATCGCTGCTATTTGTAAGGGTGCAGGTATGATAAATCCAGCGTTTGCTACCATGCTTTGCTTTATTCTTACTGATGCTGATATCCCTCAAGATGATATGGATAAACTACTAAATTCTACTACTAAAAATAGCTTTGATGCCATTAGCGTTGATGGCGATACTAGCACTAATGATACTCTAATGCTACTTAGCTCAGCCAAAAGTGGCGTATATGATAAAGAGGCTTTTAAATTCGCACTTGATAAAATAACCTTAGAAATGGCATTAAATTTGGTAAAAGATGGTGAAGGTAGCACTAAGGTTGTAGCTTTTAAGGTTAAAGGTGCTTTAAATACCGATGAAGCCATCAAAGCCGCAAAAGCTCTTTCAAATTCGCTCCTAGTCAAAACGGCAATTTTTGGCGAGGATCCAAACTGGGGTAGAATCGCCTCTACAATAGGTGCTAGCGGAGTTAGTTGTGATGCTAACAAGCTTATTATACACTATGATGATGTGCTAGTCTATGATATAGATCATCCTGAACTTGATGAAATTAGAGAGCAAAAAGCACACAAAGTAATGCAACAAGATAGCTACCATATCACTTGTGATTTAGGTATTGGCAATGGCGAATTTACCGCTTATGGATGCGATTTAGGGCATACATATGTAAAAATCAATGCTGATTATAGATCATAGTTGGCTTGTTTTAAGTATCTTTTTTGTATAATGTCGAAATTTTAAATTCAAAAGGAGTATAAATGCTACATGAATATAGAGATCTAATCACAGAATTAAAAGGCAAAAACGCCCACTTTGATGCTGTATTTAACAAACACAATGACTTAGACCAAAAAATTTTAGATGTAGAAGAGGGTCGTGAGCATATGGATCAATTTGAGCTAGAAACTCTTAAAAAAGAGAAATTAAGACTCAAAGATGAAGCTTATCACATTTTAATGGAATACAAAAAATCAAAAGAGAGTGAGTAAATTTTTGGGCTTAAAGCCCAAAGTTACCTATAAAAAATTTTAATAAATAATATACTTAATTTCTCTTATCATAATATTACTTCATTCAAATTCAATTTTTTATCTATATTTAAATCTTTTTATAATATAATAATGAATAGAAAAATCAAATTATTTATCTTGGCTTGTAAATTATATAAGTTTGGATATAGTTAATATTTAAAAAGGAAAATATATGTTTAGTTCATCTAAAAAAATCTCTCATTATGAGGAACAAATCGTCGCTCTAAAAAAAGAGCTAGAAGCAAGAAATGCTGAAAATAGCAAACTTCGTGCTGAAATAAAGGAGCTATCATCTTCTCAAAGCAACCTAAAAGAGTGCGAAATAATAACTGAAATAGCCAAAAATATGATTGAAGGCGTCAAAGCAAATTCAAAAAATATCCAATCTGGCATTGAAAAGAATTTAGAGCTATCTCGTGCCTCTATCGATAAAATCGAATTCAATCTAAATAACATAGCTGAACTAAGCCAATCTAGCAATAAGCTAATCGACTCTCTAAATGAGATTACAAGCTCAAGTAATAAAACTCGCATAGCAGCTGAAAATCTACACAAAAGTGTCGATGAGATCACAAATGTAATCAACCTAATTAAAGATATATCAGACCAAACAAACCTTCTAGCGCTCAATGCCGCCATTGAAGCAGCTAGAGCTGGAGAGCATGGTAGGGGATTTGCTGTTGTCGCAGATGAGGTAAGAAAACTAGCTGAAAGAACACAAAAAGCCACAGCAGAAGTAGAGATGAATATAAATCTATTAAAACAAAATGCTAGCGATATGTTTGCTCAAAGCGAAGAAGTAGAGAATATTTCAATCGAATCAAATAAACATATCGAAGGCTTTATAACCAAATTTGATCTACTAATAAGCAATACAAAAGATATAGAAGATAATGCTAAATTAATTTCATATGATATATTTACAAGCCTTGTTAAGATCGATCATATGCTATTTAAAACAAATGGATATAACCAAATCTATACTAAAAATTATGAGCAAATGCTAGATCACACAATGTGTCGTCTTGGCAAATGGTGCGAAGATCGCGGTAAGGCTATATTTGGCAATCTTCCTGAATTTGGTCAAATACTTGAGCCTCATAGTATGGTTCATAAATATATCAATTCTGCCATCAGCCTTGCGGGTAAAGATTTCACCAGCAACGCTTCAATGATTGTTAAAGAATTTAAAACTTCAGAAGAGTATTCACTCAAGCTATTTGATATATTTGACGCGATGATACTATCTAAGTCTAGATCTACAAATTAGTATCCATAAGAGAGTATAAAGCTCTCTTACGCCATATCGTTAAGGTTTTAAATTTATTAAAATATTTAAAATTAAGGATTAAATTTGAGAGTAATTATCCTACTTTCTTTATTCTATATGCTCTTAAATAGCTTTGAGCTTAGTAGCGAGCAAATAGATAGGGATAGCACTAAGCTCTCACTTTCGCCAGTAAATTTAAATGATGATATGATTAAAAACTTAAATACACAAAAATTCAAAATATTAACATCGCATTACACCCTTAATAATAAAGACAACAATGGGCTAAACAATATTGATTTTATTGATATTGAATCGCTTAAATTTAACCACTGGACTACAAAAGATATTAGTTTTAATATAACCCAAACGCTAAATAAAAATGATAAAGATTATAATTTATATGGTATATATTCAGCATCGCATAATCTAAATTTAAACATATTCACATTCACCAACTCCATAAACACAATATATGATATTAAGAGCAAAACCACATGTACGCACTCATCTGATATTAGTGCTCAAATATTTAAAAACACCAAAATTGGCACCCTACTCTACCAAGATGATAGTAGCAAATACAATGCAAATTACTACATAAATACCCAAATTTATAAAAATATACATATAGATTTATCGCTTTATAATACTCAAAGTAGCGATAATTTTTATACTAAATTTAAAATCAACTACTAAAGGGTCGATATGAAAAATTTAATTATAATTCTAGGTGAAGATTTACAGATAAATCACCCATTTTTAGACTATTTTTTCTCTTGCTATAAAAAGAAATTTGACTCACTTGCCTCTATAAAATACATACAAAATAATAACAAAGAGCTACCATTTTATATAGAAAATGCCACTAAAAATTATGATAATATAACAATATGTGCTAATGAAAATGGATTTTATACGCTTAGTAGAATCCTAGCCACGCTTACAACTGATACAATAGAGCTTAAATCTGACACGCTTATGCCATCTCAAGTAGTTAAATTTAGCAAAAATAGCTTCTTAATAGATATAAATAACTCCAAAATAAACTTAATCAAAGCTGAGCCAACCAAAGAGTTGCCAGAAATTCTCACCCAAGATAACCACAACTCAAAGGTATTTCATATAATTGATATTGATAAAGAGAGCGCTCAAATACTGCTAGAGCCACTTACCACCACTTATAATGTCAATATCGCCCTTACTCAAGTCATAGATGGCTTAACTAAAATTAAGGTTAGCACCAGCAAATACGGCCATATAGATAGCTTTATTGATAGTGTGGCAAATTTATTTATCGGTAAAATTATTCCTTCAGACAATATAGTTGAATTTATCGCTAAAAAGCTAATCCAAAATAATAAAAAAATAACATTTGCAGAGTCTTGTACCGCTGGAATGTGTGCTGCGACACTTGGCAATACTCCTGGGGTTAGTGCTATCTTTGATGGCTCACTTGTAACATACTCAAATAATATTAAAAACCACTGGATAAAGGTCGATAACGAGATATTAGATAGCTTTGGAGCCGTTAGCGCTCAATGCGTAGAAGCGATGGCAAATGGCGCTATGAAGCTAAATGGTGCTGATTATGCCATTGCTATTAGCGGGATAGCTGGTCCAGATGGTGGTAGCGAGCAAAAGCCCGTAGGAACGGTATTTATAGCAGTTGCTTCCACTAGCGGCACTATCTCATCTAGACTACTACTAAGTGGCGATAGAGACTACATAAGAGCTCAAAGCGTCCTACACGCCTACACGCTGCTACTGCGCACCTATCCAGAGTTAAACTAAATATTATTAGCGATGAAATCAGCAAATTCATCGCTATCATTTGGGGCTTTAACTACCTTGTAATACTCAAATTTATTCTCATCTGCGATATGCTTATACTCAATTGCTAGCTCAAAATCAGTCTCAGAATTATCAATACAAAAACTAATTGGATATATCATCGCCCTTTTGCTAGTTAAATTTGGCAATACTTCGCTTAAATTTGGCTCTAGCCACTTCACAGGCCCAAGACGAGACTGATATGCTAAAGTTAAGCTTTTAAATTTCATTCCATCTTTGCTTAAAATATCCTTTAAAATCTCCAAATGCCCCTTTAAATGCCTCTCATACAAATCCCCATTATCAATAATCTTTTGCGGAAGTGAGTGAGCTGAAAATATCAAATCAATCTTACTAGCATCATCATCACCCAAACATTTAGAGATATGATTGGATATGATATTATTAAATTCAATATTACTATAAAAATGCTCTACAACTCTCACTTTAGCGCCAATCCCAAGCTGTTTAATCGCCTTATTTGCCCCTTCTAAACTAGAAGTAATTGTCGTTGCTGAATGGTGTGGGTATAGCGGAAATAGCACTATCTCATCAGCATCTTTATACTTAGATAAAGTATCAATAGCAAAAGGCGGAGTGTAATTCATAGCATAATCAAAAACCAAGCTATCTGAGCCAAATTTAGTATTTAGCTTATTTATTAATGAGCGTGTGATATCGCCTAGAGCGGACTTTCCGCCTAGTTTAATATAATTTTGTGTAGCTGGTTTTAATCTCATCATTGTTATTATCCATGCCACAAAAGCCCTTAAATAACGATTTTTAATCCCTAAAATATATGGGTCATTAAACATATTTGTCAAAAATATCTTGACTTGGCTTAGCTCATCTACGCCCCCCATATTTAGTAAAATCACAACTTTTTTCATTACTATCCTTTGGCTAAATTTAAGTAATTGTATTTCAAAATAATTAATATTTACCACTCAATGGCACGATTATAGCGAATTTTTTGACCTTTTTGTATCCCCATCACCTCGCCATAATCCCCCACCCCAACCCAAGGAGTATCCCTAAATAATCTAACCAAAATAAAATCACTGCCATAAAAATGCGTATTTTTAATCTCAAA encodes:
- the rpmB gene encoding 50S ribosomal protein L28, giving the protein MSKKCAITGKGPMVGNNVSHANNKTKRRFMPNLRTVRVTLEDGTTRKIKVAASTLRTMKKQSK
- a CDS encoding potassium channel family protein: MSLIKKIKKFLNWTDESKPEYDLNTELYQQLKAFRLPIIFVVLMMLFGTLGYMITTGFTLVDAIYQAGMTFTTVGFTEVSHINTAGRLFTILFILIGFGLFTFSLGLIIEVVKKGVLTRILKERSMIYKIARLKNHFVICYHNLYTIELSRQFRENHIPFVVIDSNENLAQIAETYKYPYYIIDEPHTQSAILKSHLSSAKGLITLSPNIADNIALIATVRLYEKELGRVKPYFIMTNSDNDSDTDKLIKLGADSVVSPSKLVAQRISAISVRPDMENILEQFLYKKNSPIDIEEIKVPEASWIRFKRIKETHLRKLTNADIVGITDQNGKFSPMPNGDTLIGTGSKLLVIGTAESIRSTKRLIFSKYKPEELKYV
- the argJ gene encoding bifunctional glutamate N-acetyltransferase/amino-acid acetyltransferase ArgJ; its protein translation is MFNLISLKNGLENVNGFFFGGVSTGLKANGDNDLGFIRSNEPFMLSAKFTSNKFQAAPILHFKRYPKAFKSNFLLLNSKNANAMTGQNGVNDIDEIFKTLNSKTHLINPIMSSTGVIGYRLNQEKIKLGFDKFNLNQRDSDGVARAIMTTDSFKKEIAFRVELDNNKSFNIAAICKGAGMINPAFATMLCFILTDADIPQDDMDKLLNSTTKNSFDAISVDGDTSTNDTLMLLSSAKSGVYDKEAFKFALDKITLEMALNLVKDGEGSTKVVAFKVKGALNTDEAIKAAKALSNSLLVKTAIFGEDPNWGRIASTIGASGVSCDANKLIIHYDDVLVYDIDHPELDEIREQKAHKVMQQDSYHITCDLGIGNGEFTAYGCDLGHTYVKINADYRS
- a CDS encoding YdcH family protein, producing MLHEYRDLITELKGKNAHFDAVFNKHNDLDQKILDVEEGREHMDQFELETLKKEKLRLKDEAYHILMEYKKSKESE
- a CDS encoding CZB domain-containing protein: MLFKTNGYNQIYTKNYEQMLDHTMCRLGKWCEDRGKAIFGNLPEFGQILEPHSMVHKYINSAISLAGKDFTSNASMIVKEFKTSEEYSLKLFDIFDAMILSKSRSTN
- a CDS encoding CinA family protein, which gives rise to MKNLIIILGEDLQINHPFLDYFFSCYKKKFDSLASIKYIQNNNKELPFYIENATKNYDNITICANENGFYTLSRILATLTTDTIELKSDTLMPSQVVKFSKNSFLIDINNSKINLIKAEPTKELPEILTQDNHNSKVFHIIDIDKESAQILLEPLTTTYNVNIALTQVIDGLTKIKVSTSKYGHIDSFIDSVANLFIGKIIPSDNIVEFIAKKLIQNNKKITFAESCTAGMCAATLGNTPGVSAIFDGSLVTYSNNIKNHWIKVDNEILDSFGAVSAQCVEAMANGAMKLNGADYAIAISGIAGPDGGSEQKPVGTVFIAVASTSGTISSRLLLSGDRDYIRAQSVLHAYTLLLRTYPELN
- the hemH gene encoding ferrochelatase → MKKVVILLNMGGVDELSQVKIFLTNMFNDPYILGIKNRYLRAFVAWIITMMRLKPATQNYIKLGGKSALGDITRSLINKLNTKFGSDSLVFDYAMNYTPPFAIDTLSKYKDADEIVLFPLYPHHSATTITSSLEGANKAIKQLGIGAKVRVVEHFYSNIEFNNIISNHISKCLGDDDASKIDLIFSAHSLPQKIIDNGDLYERHLKGHLEILKDILSKDGMKFKSLTLAYQSRLGPVKWLEPNLSEVLPNLTSKRAMIYPISFCIDNSETDFELAIEYKHIADENKFEYYKVVKAPNDSDEFADFIANNI